A window of the Eleutherodactylus coqui strain aEleCoq1 chromosome 8, aEleCoq1.hap1, whole genome shotgun sequence genome harbors these coding sequences:
- the LOC136576641 gene encoding hemoglobin subunit beta-2-like, whose translation MTWQKCRWVDCRKVTIKRALSVQDPQQPARASSLTYSNPTATMVHWTAEEKAAITSTWAKVNVERDGCDALSRLLCVFPWTQRYFSTFGNLSNITAISGNPKVKGHGKKVLTAVGDAIQHIDDVKHYLADLSKFHARELHVDPENFKRFGECLVVVLASRLGAAFTPQVQAAWEKFINALVAALSHGYF comes from the exons ATGACGTGGCAGAAATGTAGATGGGTGGACTGCAGGAAGGTCACTATAAAAAGGGCACTCAGTGTCCAGGATCCACAACAACCTGCAAGAGCTTCATCTCTAACATACTCCAACCCAACAGCAACAATGGTGCACTGGACTGCAGAGGAGAAAGCTGCCATTACCTCCACCTGGGCCAAGGTTAATGTTGAAAGGGATGGTTGTGATGCCCTGTCAAG GCTGCTCTGTGTGTTCCCCTGGACCCAGAGATACTTCAGCACCTTTGGAAACCTGTCCAATATCACCGCCATCTCTGGCAATCCCAAGGTCAAGGGTCATGGCAAGAAAGTGCTCACAGCTGTTGGTGATGCCATCCAACACATAGATGATGTGAAACATTACTTGGCGGACCTTAGCAAGTTTCATGCTAGGGAGCTCCATGTGGACCCTGAGAACTTCAAG CGCTTTGGAGAATGTCTGGTCGTCGTTTTGGCTTCCAGGTTGGGAGCTGCATTCACCCCTCAGGTCCAGGCCGCCTGGGAGAAGTTCATCAATGCCTTGGTTGCTGCTCTGAGCCACGGCTATTTCTAA